A region from the Triplophysa rosa unplaced genomic scaffold, Trosa_1v2 scaffold124_ERROPOS303670, whole genome shotgun sequence genome encodes:
- the tekt4 gene encoding tektin-4 isoform X2, with protein sequence MSSEVLVSRPYFDTRAVAQNGSQPPVPAPDTAVKESLYAGTSAGLATAGYRSAKYSPEEWFANNSALLHRAVADRNHAERIRQESKALKAETDSGTLRTQTDGTKHLGERLQDTHRWRSELERFIERLTAETELLTSSRRRLEKALDATEIPFAIASDNLTCRERRFGPDLVKDEVEEELLKEVELIRSIQALLKKTLEQTVKQIKLNQEAKQTLEFDWSDKHQAYSLDDRCGRYNNMSTDTQRHPGSAVLQDQVCDQGAWSKFTHNNLLQAEREEGASQALREMIEQVLQDTTEDLRAQCAAVDQAFTRRCMELNQAKTQLELQLAQILEQIGAQEKNVSLLQEAVRDKEAPLRVAQSRLHYRTFRPNMELCRDQPQLSLLGEVSEISGTVSALQQQLYEARTSLSDLEEIRLALGKDIACKTNSLLIDREKCMTHRTRYPSVTVLSGY encoded by the exons ATGTCATCCGAAGTTTTGGTGTCCCGACCCTATTTTGACACCAGGGCCGTGGCGCAGAATGGCTCGCAGCCGCCGGTTCCAGCACCGGACACCGCCGTCAAGGAAAGCCTATACGCCGGTACATCCGCCGGTTTGGCAACAGCAGGCTACCGAAGCGCTAAATACTCCCCCGAGGAGTGGTTCGCAAATAACTCCGCACTGTTACACCGGGCAGTTGCGGACCGGAACCACGCGGAGAGGATCCGTCAAGAGTCCAAAGCGCTGAAGGCGGAAACCGACAGCGGGACTTTACGCACTCAGACCGATGGCACCAAACACCTGGGCGAGCGGCTGCAGGACACCCACCGCTGGAGGTCCGAACTCGAGCGCTTCATCGAGCGGCTGACTGCAGAAACGGAGCTGCTGACGAGCTCCAGGCGGCGGCTGGAAAAAGCACTGGACGCCACGGAGATTCCATTCGCCATCGCGTCCGATAACCTCACCTGCCGAGAGAGACGCTTCGGACCAGATCTGGTGAAGGACGAGGTGGAAGAGGAGCTGCTGAAG GAGGTGGAGCTGATCAGAAGCATTCAGGCCCTGCTGAAGAAAACTCTGGAGCAAACTGTCAAGCAGATTAA GCTAAACCAGGAGGCAAAGCAGACCCTTGAGTTTGACTGGTCTGATAAACACCAGGCTTACAGTCTAGATGACCGGTGCGGCCGCTACAACAACATGAGCACGGACACACAAAGACACCCGGGCTCAGCCGTGCTGCAGGACCA GGTTTGTGATCAGGGGGCGTGGAGTAAGTTTACCCATAATAACCTGCTGCAGGCGGAGAGAGAGGAAGGGGCGAGCCAGGCCCTGCGGGAGATGATTGAGCAGGTGTTGCAGGACACGACCGAGGACCTGCGAGCGCAGTGTGCCGCTGTAGATCAGGCGTTCACTCGGCGCTGCATGGAGCTGAACCAGGCCAAAACACAACTGGAGCTACAGCTAGCACAG ATCTTGGAGCAGATTGGGGCTCAGGAGAAGAACGTTTCGTTGCTGCAGGAAGCCGTGCGTGATAAAGAAGCTCCGCTCAGAGTGGCTCAGTCCAGACTGCATTACAGGACCTTCAGACCCAACATGGAGCTCTGCAGAGACCAGCCTCAGCTCAG TCTGTTAGGGGAAGTGTCAGAGATCAGTGGTACAGTGTCGGCCCTGCAGCAGCAGCTGTATGAAGCACGCACATCTTTATCAGACCTGGAGGAGATCAGACTCGCTCTGGGAAAAGACATCGCCTGCAAAACCAACTCCCTCCTCATCGACCGTGAGAAGTGTATGACACACCGGACGCGTTACCCTAGTGTCACAGTGCTGTCTGGGTACTGA
- the tekt4 gene encoding tektin-4 isoform X1 yields the protein MDTKPLAVAQNGSQPPVPAPDTAVKESLYAGTSAGLATAGYRSAKYSPEEWFANNSALLHRAVADRNHAERIRQESKALKAETDSGTLRTQTDGTKHLGERLQDTHRWRSELERFIERLTAETELLTSSRRRLEKALDATEIPFAIASDNLTCRERRFGPDLVKDEVEEELLKEVELIRSIQALLKKTLEQTVKQIKLNQEAKQTLEFDWSDKHQAYSLDDRCGRYNNMSTDTQRHPGSAVLQDQVCDQGAWSKFTHNNLLQAEREEGASQALREMIEQVLQDTTEDLRAQCAAVDQAFTRRCMELNQAKTQLELQLAQILEQIGAQEKNVSLLQEAVRDKEAPLRVAQSRLHYRTFRPNMELCRDQPQLSLLGEVSEISGTVSALQQQLYEARTSLSDLEEIRLALGKDIACKTNSLLIDREKCMTHRTRYPSVTVLSGY from the exons GGCCGTGGCGCAGAATGGCTCGCAGCCGCCGGTTCCAGCACCGGACACCGCCGTCAAGGAAAGCCTATACGCCGGTACATCCGCCGGTTTGGCAACAGCAGGCTACCGAAGCGCTAAATACTCCCCCGAGGAGTGGTTCGCAAATAACTCCGCACTGTTACACCGGGCAGTTGCGGACCGGAACCACGCGGAGAGGATCCGTCAAGAGTCCAAAGCGCTGAAGGCGGAAACCGACAGCGGGACTTTACGCACTCAGACCGATGGCACCAAACACCTGGGCGAGCGGCTGCAGGACACCCACCGCTGGAGGTCCGAACTCGAGCGCTTCATCGAGCGGCTGACTGCAGAAACGGAGCTGCTGACGAGCTCCAGGCGGCGGCTGGAAAAAGCACTGGACGCCACGGAGATTCCATTCGCCATCGCGTCCGATAACCTCACCTGCCGAGAGAGACGCTTCGGACCAGATCTGGTGAAGGACGAGGTGGAAGAGGAGCTGCTGAAG GAGGTGGAGCTGATCAGAAGCATTCAGGCCCTGCTGAAGAAAACTCTGGAGCAAACTGTCAAGCAGATTAA GCTAAACCAGGAGGCAAAGCAGACCCTTGAGTTTGACTGGTCTGATAAACACCAGGCTTACAGTCTAGATGACCGGTGCGGCCGCTACAACAACATGAGCACGGACACACAAAGACACCCGGGCTCAGCCGTGCTGCAGGACCA GGTTTGTGATCAGGGGGCGTGGAGTAAGTTTACCCATAATAACCTGCTGCAGGCGGAGAGAGAGGAAGGGGCGAGCCAGGCCCTGCGGGAGATGATTGAGCAGGTGTTGCAGGACACGACCGAGGACCTGCGAGCGCAGTGTGCCGCTGTAGATCAGGCGTTCACTCGGCGCTGCATGGAGCTGAACCAGGCCAAAACACAACTGGAGCTACAGCTAGCACAG ATCTTGGAGCAGATTGGGGCTCAGGAGAAGAACGTTTCGTTGCTGCAGGAAGCCGTGCGTGATAAAGAAGCTCCGCTCAGAGTGGCTCAGTCCAGACTGCATTACAGGACCTTCAGACCCAACATGGAGCTCTGCAGAGACCAGCCTCAGCTCAG TCTGTTAGGGGAAGTGTCAGAGATCAGTGGTACAGTGTCGGCCCTGCAGCAGCAGCTGTATGAAGCACGCACATCTTTATCAGACCTGGAGGAGATCAGACTCGCTCTGGGAAAAGACATCGCCTGCAAAACCAACTCCCTCCTCATCGACCGTGAGAAGTGTATGACACACCGGACGCGTTACCCTAGTGTCACAGTGCTGTCTGGGTACTGA